In the Vespula vulgaris chromosome 9, iyVesVulg1.1, whole genome shotgun sequence genome, AATCACGAAATCATAAGAGATTTCAATGATCTTTGTCATTTTCAGTTTTACCTAtcgaaaatgaaggaaaaaagatcatATAAAAGGACTATTGCAAAATCAATATAGACGGTAGGATTATCGATCCCTTATTTTTTGAGATTGCCTCGTTTATCGtcctttcttcgttattatcgtCGATAAATTACTCTTGAGGAACGTACGAGCTATAAACGATATCCTGAGGCGAATCGTTTGAAGATCTTCCCCAATAACCACCATGATGGTCGTCCTCGTGATCGTAATGATGTTGATGTTGAGCGTGTTCGTAATAGATCACTTTAGATGGCTGATGATTCTTTTTAAGATCGATCCAGAATTTGGTTGCGTTCATGATGAAGCTTACAACAGCGATTACGAAGAGCTTTATTTGCAAATGCGTTGAGATAATTTGCAGGAGTAATGCGAGCTTGGCCTTGAACATCATTGCTAAGGCCATCAGCTTCTGCAtatgcttcttcttcttctttccatatttctttctacgtgCTTCTTCTGAAAAAGCGACAGATAATGATAGTTTTTAATCTCTTCGATGTCAATGATGAtgaatcgatttaaatttatattcatatacgaacatatatttttctcgtttcacgAATGACctaatttcaaagaacaaacGATCGAATATATCCTATATCAGAATTTATAAAACCGATGAATTAATCGAGTTTCTGAGCAT is a window encoding:
- the LOC127066579 gene encoding uncharacterized protein LOC127066579 — translated: MRDSTILLSIIGLIVLSIAYVSAETQDEGEGSTLECIFQDNIGNCLRKRLARDIDRIEIEVSGKKSEPPMSEVIEQTGNFIAEFVSDVQEELQEDEEEIAEREAGVDGQARRKKYGKKKKKHMQKLMALAMMFKAKLALLLQIISTHLQIKLFVIAVVSFIMNATKFWIDLKKNHQPSKVIYYEHAQHQHHYDHEDDHHGGYWGRSSNDSPQDIVYSSYVPQE